A region from the Kribbella shirazensis genome encodes:
- a CDS encoding DEAD/DEAH box helicase has protein sequence MFDAVFVPADPPRAGRLALYGDLSEEPADGTVELVLPRGATVRRSTVPARLLTMQEVLTRLASTNGAGEPGAGSWAAWRAAGLAGLVLIGRGRLVPDLSPEGYGAWRVAPLDPIDHAWLRNLSAALPAYGHALPIEGTRPVRLVDPEQLVRAFWDALADTLVRTPAAAVATRPGAAPFAATEPTPLPGPTTWLDETALTEQAGTRLVLRIEPPATDTGSDTDADTVPPDADGFRAVLQLRSGLDPSLLVDVADLWNAPAAVLAALGERAETDLLLGLRRGARVWPPLGAALRDAAPEEIPIDDVALDELAEGSEALEGAGIEVLWPAELFAGELTLRASVATPAPGAVTGPDFSLNELVAFRWRPSLDGQDLTEAEIAALAEAKRPMIRMRGRWIRVDQDVVRRLRNGATRKLTGAEALGAALTGTIDVDGELVPFEADGSLAQMLARLRSAEDPAPFSDPVGLRATLRDYQRRGVAWMAQLANLGLGGCLADDMGLGKTIQVIALHLQLQDRGPTVVVCPSTLLGTWEREFERFAPDVPIRRYHGPGRTLGELAPDEVVLTTYGVVRQDHRLLGEIAWGLAVADEAQHAKNPLSRTARALRTLPSATRIALTGTPVENRLSELWSILDWSAPGLLGTLDRFRHDVAVPVERFHDEEATARLARVTRPFLLRRRKSDPGIAPELPRKSERDVVVPLTTEQATLYQAVAKETLAKIESAEGIARRGLVLSLLTQLKQVCNHPAQFLHEPGPLERRSGKLAALDELLDVILAEGESVLIFSQYVEMCRLIEAHLAARQVRTLFLHGGIGVRKREQMVEQFQSGAAPVFLLSLKAGGVGLTLTRATHVVHYDRWWNPAVEDQATDRAYRIGQDRPVQVHRLVTENTLEDRIATVINAKRDLADAVVGSGEAWLSELSDAELSELVELSTRPARSGSASAYNPSAVGKSDG, from the coding sequence ATGTTCGACGCCGTCTTCGTCCCCGCCGACCCGCCCCGCGCGGGCCGGCTGGCGCTGTACGGCGACCTGTCCGAGGAGCCCGCGGACGGCACCGTCGAGCTGGTCCTCCCGCGCGGCGCCACGGTCCGCCGCAGCACGGTCCCGGCCCGCCTCCTGACCATGCAGGAAGTCCTGACCCGCCTCGCGAGCACGAACGGTGCCGGCGAGCCCGGCGCCGGCAGTTGGGCGGCTTGGCGGGCGGCCGGGCTGGCTGGGTTGGTGTTGATCGGACGAGGGCGGCTTGTGCCGGATCTGAGTCCGGAGGGGTACGGCGCTTGGCGGGTGGCGCCACTCGATCCGATCGATCACGCCTGGCTGCGGAACCTCAGCGCGGCCCTGCCGGCGTACGGGCACGCGCTGCCGATCGAAGGCACCCGGCCGGTGCGGCTGGTCGATCCGGAGCAGCTCGTCCGCGCGTTCTGGGACGCCCTCGCCGACACCCTGGTCCGCACGCCGGCCGCAGCCGTCGCCACCCGCCCCGGCGCCGCCCCGTTCGCCGCCACCGAGCCCACGCCGCTCCCCGGTCCCACAACCTGGCTGGACGAAACCGCCCTCACCGAACAAGCCGGCACCCGCCTGGTCCTCCGCATCGAACCGCCCGCAACCGACACCGGCAGCGACACTGACGCCGACACTGTTCCCCCCGACGCGGACGGTTTTCGGGCTGTCCTGCAGTTGCGGAGCGGGCTCGATCCGAGCCTGCTGGTGGATGTCGCCGACCTGTGGAACGCGCCGGCCGCCGTGCTGGCCGCGCTGGGCGAGCGCGCCGAGACCGATCTGCTGCTCGGCCTGCGCCGCGGTGCACGGGTCTGGCCGCCGCTCGGGGCGGCGCTGCGGGACGCCGCGCCGGAAGAGATCCCGATCGACGACGTCGCCCTGGACGAGCTCGCCGAAGGGAGCGAGGCGCTGGAGGGTGCCGGGATCGAGGTGCTCTGGCCGGCCGAGCTCTTCGCCGGTGAGCTCACCCTCCGGGCGAGTGTCGCGACCCCGGCCCCGGGCGCCGTCACCGGGCCCGATTTCAGCCTGAACGAGCTGGTCGCGTTCCGCTGGCGCCCTTCGCTCGACGGGCAGGACCTGACCGAGGCCGAGATCGCCGCTCTCGCGGAGGCCAAGCGCCCGATGATCCGGATGCGCGGCCGCTGGATCCGGGTCGATCAGGACGTCGTACGGCGACTGCGCAACGGCGCCACCCGCAAGCTCACCGGTGCCGAAGCGCTCGGTGCCGCCCTGACCGGGACGATCGACGTCGACGGCGAGCTCGTCCCGTTCGAGGCGGACGGTTCGCTCGCGCAGATGCTCGCCCGGCTGCGTTCGGCCGAGGACCCCGCGCCGTTCAGCGATCCTGTCGGTCTCCGGGCCACGCTCCGCGACTACCAGCGCCGCGGCGTCGCCTGGATGGCGCAGCTCGCGAATCTCGGCCTCGGCGGCTGTCTCGCCGACGACATGGGCCTGGGCAAGACCATCCAGGTGATCGCCCTGCACCTCCAGCTCCAGGACCGCGGCCCGACCGTCGTCGTCTGCCCGTCGACGCTGCTCGGCACGTGGGAGCGCGAGTTCGAGCGGTTCGCCCCCGACGTACCGATCCGGCGCTACCACGGCCCCGGCCGGACGCTCGGTGAGCTGGCCCCCGACGAGGTCGTGCTCACGACGTACGGCGTCGTACGCCAGGATCACCGTCTGCTCGGTGAGATCGCGTGGGGCCTGGCCGTCGCGGACGAGGCGCAGCACGCGAAGAACCCGTTGTCGCGCACCGCCCGCGCGCTCAGGACGTTGCCTTCAGCAACCAGGATCGCGCTGACCGGCACACCGGTGGAGAATCGCCTGTCCGAGCTGTGGTCGATCCTCGACTGGTCGGCGCCGGGGCTGCTCGGGACGCTCGACCGGTTCCGCCACGACGTCGCCGTACCTGTGGAGCGGTTCCACGACGAGGAGGCGACCGCGCGGCTCGCCCGGGTCACGCGGCCGTTCCTGCTGCGGCGGCGTAAGAGCGATCCGGGGATCGCCCCGGAGCTGCCGCGCAAGTCCGAGCGCGACGTCGTCGTTCCACTGACCACCGAGCAGGCCACGCTCTACCAGGCCGTCGCGAAGGAGACGCTCGCGAAGATCGAGTCGGCGGAAGGAATCGCGCGGCGCGGGCTCGTGCTGAGCCTGCTCACGCAGCTGAAGCAGGTGTGCAATCACCCGGCTCAGTTCCTCCACGAGCCCGGTCCGCTCGAGCGGCGGTCCGGCAAGCTCGCGGCGCTGGACGAGCTGCTCGACGTGATCCTGGCCGAGGGTGAGTCGGTGCTGATCTTCAGTCAGTACGTCGAAATGTGCCGGCTGATCGAGGCGCATCTGGCGGCGCGCCAGGTCAGGACGCTGTTCCTGCACGGCGGCATCGGGGTGCGGAAACGCGAGCAGATGGTGGAGCAGTTCCAATCCGGGGCGGCGCCGGTGTTCCTGCTGTCGTTGAAGGCCGGCGGTGTCGGGCTGACGCTGACGCGCGCCACGCATGTCGTGCACTACGACCGCTGGTGGAACCCGGCAGTCGAGGACCAGGCCACGGATCGTGCGTACCGGATCGGCCAGGACCGTCCGGTGCAGGTGCATCGACTCGTCACCGAGAACACGCTCGAGGACCGCATCGCGACGGTGATCAATGCCAAGCGCGATCTCGCCGATGCCGTCGTCGGGTCGGGCGAAGCGTGGCTCAGCGAGCTGTCCGACGCGGAGCTGTCCGAGCTCGTCGAGCTGTCCACCCGGCCGGCTCGATCCGGGTCGGCCAGCGCGTACAACCCTTCTGCTGTGGGGAAATCCGATGGCTGA
- a CDS encoding zinc-binding dehydrogenase — MRAAVVTAFGGPDVIETRDLPDPEPAAGEVLVEVDTADIIFVETAIRRGQHGGFFDVEPPYVPGSNLAGRVRAVGPGVPDEWIGKTVVGRGVNFGAHAELARTTTDLVEVPAELGLRTAVAVYGDGFTALMLEELAPPMTGQDVLITASAGAMGLLLIQLAHHAGARVIAAARGEEKLELSRVQGADVLVDYSKPSWEKLVLEATNGQGASIVFEGAGGELGTTAFSATKDGGWFSAHGAPSGGFAGIDPAEAARRGITVKGIMDLRADSTTTAVTGADVIARAVAGDLVPVVDKVYDLDHVADAHRALEDRTLRGKALISVRR; from the coding sequence ATGCGTGCAGCAGTTGTGACCGCGTTCGGTGGGCCGGACGTGATCGAGACCCGTGACCTGCCGGATCCCGAGCCGGCTGCCGGTGAGGTGCTGGTCGAGGTCGACACCGCGGACATCATCTTCGTGGAGACCGCGATCCGCCGCGGGCAGCACGGTGGGTTCTTCGACGTGGAGCCGCCGTACGTCCCGGGCAGCAACCTCGCCGGACGCGTCCGCGCGGTCGGCCCCGGCGTACCCGATGAATGGATCGGCAAGACCGTCGTCGGCCGGGGTGTGAACTTCGGTGCGCACGCCGAGCTGGCCCGCACCACGACCGACCTCGTCGAGGTGCCGGCCGAACTCGGGCTACGGACCGCCGTCGCGGTGTACGGCGACGGTTTCACGGCCCTCATGCTCGAGGAGCTCGCACCTCCGATGACCGGTCAGGACGTACTGATCACCGCATCGGCCGGCGCGATGGGTCTGCTCCTGATCCAGCTCGCGCACCACGCCGGCGCACGCGTGATCGCGGCGGCCCGTGGCGAGGAGAAGCTCGAGCTCAGCCGCGTCCAGGGCGCCGACGTACTCGTCGACTACAGCAAGCCGTCCTGGGAGAAGTTGGTGCTAGAGGCAACGAACGGTCAAGGCGCGAGCATCGTGTTCGAAGGCGCCGGCGGCGAGCTCGGCACGACCGCGTTCAGTGCGACCAAGGACGGCGGCTGGTTCTCGGCGCACGGCGCTCCGAGCGGCGGCTTCGCAGGTATCGACCCCGCCGAAGCCGCACGTCGTGGCATCACCGTGAAGGGCATCATGGACCTCCGCGCCGACTCGACGACCACCGCGGTCACGGGCGCCGACGTGATCGCCCGCGCCGTCGCCGGCGACCTCGTCCCGGTCGTCGACAAGGTGTACGACCTCGACCACGTGGCCGACGCGCACCGGGCCCTCGAGGACCGCACCCTGCGCGGGAAGGCGCTGATCAGTGTCCGTCGTTGA
- a CDS encoding GGDEF domain-containing protein has protein sequence MTITTLAVRSTVSGPNSGIRHAEWVAFVVLAVASTLHLECARGIERRREMAANTSPHTNLKCLWIFAALLLLPLSLVIPLVVLAYTYSWFRVYGRTVAHRKVFSTSTYILASAAAAAVLRAGGLLDAPRVPTSFWTLLVVLAAAATWWLVNYALVIGAILLSSPDATARDALGELSDQLVVCAGLGLGVAIAAVQTSYPWVVPVLMVTVLALHRDLLLPQYQRAAGVDDKTGLATSSYWASAVPAELARADTLRSTVGLLMLDLDKFKEINDTYGHPAGDEALRAVGESIRAEVRHGDLVARVGGDELAVLLPGAFESEVLEIAERIRARLVDLTVTVSTADGGTAKLDGVPASFGAAVYPDVATTMDQLVLAADDALLTAKRSGRNQIVSARPNPPAVIDRSEESEHHSDTSVNDGH, from the coding sequence GTGACGATAACCACACTCGCGGTCCGTAGCACGGTCAGCGGCCCGAATTCCGGCATCCGGCACGCGGAGTGGGTGGCGTTCGTCGTGCTGGCGGTGGCCTCGACGCTGCACCTGGAGTGCGCGCGCGGGATCGAGCGCCGCCGGGAGATGGCTGCGAACACCTCCCCGCACACGAATCTGAAGTGCCTGTGGATCTTCGCGGCGCTCCTGCTGCTGCCGCTGTCGTTGGTCATCCCCTTGGTCGTTCTCGCCTACACCTACTCCTGGTTCCGCGTGTACGGCCGGACCGTCGCGCACCGCAAGGTGTTCTCGACCTCGACGTACATCCTGGCCAGCGCTGCCGCGGCCGCAGTACTGCGTGCCGGTGGTCTGCTGGACGCTCCGCGCGTGCCGACGAGCTTCTGGACGCTGCTGGTGGTCCTGGCCGCGGCCGCGACCTGGTGGCTGGTGAACTACGCGCTGGTGATCGGGGCGATCCTGCTGTCCAGTCCGGACGCCACCGCACGTGATGCGCTCGGTGAGCTGTCCGATCAGCTGGTGGTATGCGCCGGCCTGGGGCTCGGTGTGGCGATCGCTGCGGTCCAGACGTCGTACCCGTGGGTCGTTCCGGTGCTCATGGTGACGGTCCTGGCGCTGCACCGCGACCTGCTGCTACCGCAGTACCAGAGGGCCGCGGGTGTCGACGACAAGACCGGTCTGGCCACGTCGTCGTACTGGGCGAGCGCAGTACCGGCGGAGCTGGCCCGCGCCGACACGCTGCGCAGTACTGTCGGTCTGCTGATGCTGGACCTGGACAAGTTCAAGGAGATCAACGACACGTACGGGCACCCCGCTGGTGACGAGGCGCTGCGTGCGGTCGGCGAGTCCATCCGTGCAGAGGTGCGGCACGGCGATCTTGTCGCGCGGGTCGGTGGTGACGAGCTGGCGGTGCTGCTGCCGGGCGCGTTCGAGAGCGAGGTGCTGGAGATCGCGGAGCGGATCAGGGCACGGCTCGTGGACCTCACCGTCACGGTCAGCACGGCGGACGGGGGTACGGCGAAACTCGACGGCGTACCCGCTTCGTTCGGCGCGGCGGTGTACCCGGATGTCGCGACCACCATGGATCAGCTCGTGCTCGCCGCGGACGACGCGCTGCTGACGGCCAAGCGGTCCGGGCGGAACCAGATCGTCTCCGCCCGCCCGAACCCGCCGGCCGTCATCGATCGTTCAGAGGAGTCGGAGCACCACTCCGACACGTCGGTCAACGACGGACACTGA
- a CDS encoding DEAD/DEAH box helicase, with translation MQKSAHVSGTGNDWFTGGNDWFHGGNDWFTGGNDWFTGGGNDWLRGGNDWFAPTTAKGGNDW, from the coding sequence ATGCAGAAGTCAGCGCACGTCAGCGGCACCGGCAACGACTGGTTCACCGGCGGCAACGACTGGTTCCATGGGGGGAACGACTGGTTCACCGGCGGCAACGACTGGTTCACCGGTGGCGGTAACGACTGGCTCCGCGGCGGGAACGACTGGTTCGCGCCGACCACCGCCAAAGGCGGTAACGATTGGTGA
- a CDS encoding MFS transporter has translation MSVGVVERARWRDVFGHSEFRALFLAGILSVAGDQLARVALSVLVFDRTASAGLTALTYALTYIPDLLFGPLLAGFADRYPRRRVMIVTDLARAILVACMAIQALPLLAVILLLVALQAFGSPFNAARGATLPAVLPGDHYVLGKAANDMVVQFSQVLGFGLGGAVVVAVGTSGGLLLDAATFVLSALLVAAGVRPRPAPTSGTDAPSDGYLSNLTAGLSLVARTPKLRTLVLLATIAGFYVTVEGLAVPYAHDIGGGATTAGLLLAASPAGCVVGMWLITLWAPERRLKLLGPLAVASCLPLMFCAFQPGPVATFCLWAVSGAASAYHLPTSAAFVQAVPDHQRGQAFGVAGTALKGSQGLGILLAGVLAEPFGASGALAVMGAAGTLLAAAAGAAWARARRNGDDSAEITVG, from the coding sequence ATGTCGGTTGGGGTGGTGGAGCGAGCACGATGGCGGGACGTTTTCGGGCACTCGGAGTTCCGGGCGCTGTTCCTCGCCGGGATCCTCTCGGTCGCCGGCGATCAGCTCGCCCGCGTCGCCTTGTCGGTGCTGGTGTTCGACCGGACCGCCTCCGCCGGGCTGACGGCGCTCACGTACGCGCTGACCTACATTCCGGACCTGCTGTTCGGGCCGTTGCTGGCCGGCTTCGCCGACCGCTACCCGAGGCGCCGCGTGATGATCGTCACCGACCTCGCGAGGGCGATTCTCGTTGCCTGTATGGCGATCCAGGCCCTTCCGCTGCTCGCGGTGATCCTGTTGCTGGTCGCGCTCCAGGCCTTCGGGTCGCCGTTCAACGCGGCTCGTGGAGCGACACTGCCTGCTGTGCTGCCCGGCGATCACTACGTGCTCGGCAAGGCGGCGAACGACATGGTCGTGCAGTTCAGCCAGGTGCTCGGTTTCGGGCTCGGCGGCGCTGTCGTGGTCGCAGTCGGTACGTCCGGAGGCCTGCTGCTCGACGCCGCGACGTTCGTCCTGTCCGCCCTCCTGGTCGCAGCCGGCGTCCGCCCTCGCCCAGCACCCACGAGTGGCACTGATGCGCCATCGGACGGCTACTTGAGCAATCTGACCGCGGGCCTCTCGCTGGTCGCCCGTACGCCGAAATTGCGGACGCTGGTGCTTCTCGCGACGATCGCCGGGTTCTACGTGACCGTCGAGGGCCTGGCGGTCCCGTACGCCCACGACATCGGCGGAGGCGCGACAACCGCCGGGCTCCTCCTGGCCGCCAGCCCGGCCGGCTGCGTCGTCGGCATGTGGCTGATCACGCTGTGGGCGCCTGAGCGGCGGCTGAAGCTGCTTGGTCCGCTGGCCGTCGCCTCGTGTCTGCCGCTGATGTTCTGTGCGTTCCAGCCTGGACCGGTCGCGACGTTCTGCCTCTGGGCAGTCTCCGGCGCCGCGTCGGCGTACCACTTGCCGACCAGCGCCGCCTTCGTGCAGGCGGTGCCCGACCACCAGCGCGGACAGGCCTTCGGGGTCGCGGGGACCGCTCTGAAAGGCAGCCAGGGCCTCGGAATTCTGCTCGCCGGAGTGCTCGCCGAACCATTCGGCGCATCGGGCGCACTCGCTGTGATGGGGGCCGCGGGGACATTGCTGGCGGCTGCGGCGGGCGCGGCCTGGGCGCGCGCCCGCCGAAACGGCGACGATTCCGCGGAAATCACGGTAGGATAA
- a CDS encoding MXAN_6230/SCO0854 family RING domain-containing protein, producing the protein MPDQPADPRAAVLLRRRRLVDATALTPPVRRSAWQWLRRPLTIQAGLSALQADLIHRGLLLSVGLYRYCASLSAPALAGFGGALLDLLDAESGFDTEHTPLFRGFPETVPGNTETFYVNRVFARLLQEPDQPCVLCGDTTSVHAVSPCAHLVCRTCWDGSDFSACPLCLRRIDPKDPFLKPSADEEQPAHIRSERLRLLSLATADSVRQTVEALLARRAPLSASDRADLQLLLDGAVPAWLPEDIPVRETRALVIAHFLADDPDLIDRADTATDVLRLVYALMDADPGLRTPPARRKSLPRATRRLVLGRLDRLPIETLVEDMFRHERAWKRVGENLHPFEFATRFPVAALAFAILRRTDLDLGTAAGRAVAGEASRHPLVRVEDGRLVMSTFGSRLEGALVQGRPEQALDLLRQRPGELVRRLVQLARALPPEQHPALVDALLTAVSDVSPTVITAALGQVRTPPGDLRLFFPRGGTARIWTRVDEREPLPATLAAELSGVLVGEMLRRATELPRWRRVFLDEELSRLAAPGSERSASSSLRRMTRGSAVPIPQDELLRLFLHWVEPRGRRIDLDLSVAVFDEEWAFVGLCDYTRLRFDQDALVHSGDLTSAPGPDGSTEFVDLDLRAVRRVGGRYVLPVVFSYNDVPFDELERGFVGVLRQPSGLFDPAAVEERFDLAGPAKILLPFGVDLHTKELRWYDVNLGAAGYGHNIAKNGGHVGLMAATLEEVHGSGDRVSLWEICCWHAAARADEIVVRCADGSVVGYRRSPGEELAEYARRVTARLEPDRTCDEDAAAGSDFVAVLAGDITPRRGAEVYALHPRLLDAASVSLIDAPHLLATLAPDTRARAGLRAL; encoded by the coding sequence ATGCCGGACCAACCAGCGGATCCGCGGGCCGCCGTCCTGCTGCGTCGCCGCCGGCTCGTCGACGCCACCGCCCTCACCCCGCCGGTCCGGCGCTCTGCCTGGCAGTGGTTGCGCCGTCCGCTGACGATCCAGGCGGGCCTGTCCGCGCTCCAGGCCGACCTGATCCACCGCGGCCTCCTGCTCTCGGTCGGCCTTTATCGGTACTGCGCTTCGCTCTCGGCGCCCGCACTGGCCGGCTTCGGGGGCGCCCTGCTCGACCTGCTCGACGCCGAGTCCGGGTTCGACACCGAGCACACCCCGCTGTTTCGTGGCTTCCCGGAGACCGTGCCGGGCAACACCGAGACCTTCTATGTGAACCGTGTCTTCGCCCGCCTGCTGCAGGAGCCCGACCAGCCCTGCGTGCTCTGCGGCGACACGACCTCGGTGCATGCGGTGTCGCCGTGCGCGCATCTGGTGTGCCGCACCTGCTGGGACGGCTCCGACTTCAGCGCCTGCCCGCTGTGCCTGCGGCGCATCGACCCGAAGGACCCGTTTCTCAAGCCGTCCGCGGACGAGGAGCAACCGGCCCACATTCGGTCGGAGCGGTTGCGGCTGCTCTCACTGGCCACGGCCGACTCGGTTCGCCAGACCGTGGAGGCGTTGCTGGCCCGGCGCGCGCCGCTGTCGGCCTCGGACCGCGCGGACCTGCAGCTCCTGCTCGACGGCGCCGTACCGGCCTGGCTTCCCGAGGACATCCCGGTCCGGGAGACGCGGGCGCTGGTGATCGCGCATTTCCTCGCCGACGACCCAGACCTCATCGATCGCGCCGACACCGCCACCGACGTACTGCGGCTGGTCTACGCGCTGATGGACGCCGACCCCGGCCTGCGGACGCCGCCCGCCCGGCGGAAGTCGTTGCCACGGGCAACGCGGCGGCTCGTGCTCGGGCGTCTCGACCGGCTGCCGATCGAAACGCTGGTGGAGGACATGTTCCGCCACGAGCGCGCCTGGAAACGGGTCGGGGAGAACCTGCATCCCTTCGAGTTCGCGACCCGATTCCCGGTGGCTGCGCTGGCGTTCGCGATCCTCCGGCGGACCGACCTCGACCTCGGGACTGCGGCCGGCCGGGCGGTGGCGGGTGAGGCGTCGCGGCATCCGCTGGTGCGGGTGGAGGACGGGCGACTCGTGATGAGCACGTTCGGCTCGCGCCTCGAGGGGGCCTTGGTGCAGGGCCGGCCCGAGCAGGCGCTCGATCTGTTGCGCCAACGCCCGGGCGAGCTGGTACGGCGCCTTGTGCAGCTGGCGCGTGCGCTGCCGCCGGAGCAGCACCCGGCGCTCGTCGACGCTCTGCTGACCGCGGTGTCGGACGTGTCGCCGACCGTCATCACGGCCGCGCTCGGCCAGGTCCGGACTCCGCCGGGCGATCTGCGGCTGTTCTTCCCGCGGGGCGGGACCGCCCGGATCTGGACGCGGGTCGACGAGCGCGAGCCGTTGCCCGCCACGCTCGCCGCCGAGCTGTCCGGCGTACTGGTCGGGGAAATGTTGCGTCGGGCAACGGAGCTGCCGCGGTGGCGGCGGGTGTTCCTGGACGAGGAGCTGTCCCGGCTGGCCGCGCCCGGTTCGGAGCGGAGCGCGTCGTCGAGTCTGCGGCGGATGACGCGGGGGAGCGCGGTGCCGATCCCGCAGGACGAGTTGCTGCGGTTGTTCCTGCACTGGGTCGAGCCGCGTGGGCGGCGGATCGATCTCGACCTGTCGGTGGCGGTGTTCGACGAGGAGTGGGCGTTCGTCGGGCTGTGCGACTACACGCGGCTGCGGTTCGACCAGGACGCGCTGGTGCATTCCGGCGATCTGACGTCCGCGCCGGGGCCGGACGGGTCGACGGAGTTCGTGGATCTGGATCTGCGGGCGGTGCGTCGCGTGGGCGGTCGTTATGTACTGCCGGTGGTGTTCAGCTACAACGACGTACCGTTCGACGAGTTGGAGCGCGGGTTCGTCGGCGTGCTGCGGCAGCCGTCCGGGTTGTTCGATCCGGCGGCGGTCGAGGAGCGGTTCGACCTGGCGGGGCCGGCGAAGATCCTGCTGCCGTTCGGCGTCGACCTGCACACCAAGGAGCTGCGCTGGTACGACGTGAACCTCGGCGCGGCCGGTTACGGTCACAACATCGCGAAGAACGGCGGGCATGTCGGGCTGATGGCGGCGACGCTGGAAGAGGTGCACGGGTCAGGCGATCGGGTCAGCCTGTGGGAGATCTGCTGCTGGCACGCGGCGGCGCGGGCGGACGAGATCGTGGTCCGGTGCGCGGACGGGTCGGTAGTCGGTTACCGGCGCAGTCCCGGGGAGGAGTTGGCGGAGTACGCGCGCCGGGTGACCGCACGACTGGAGCCCGACCGCACCTGTGACGAGGACGCCGCCGCCGGTTCGGATTTCGTCGCGGTCCTCGCCGGCGATATCACCCCGCGACGCGGCGCCGAGGTCTACGCCCTGCACCCGCGCCTCCTCGACGCGGCGAGCGTCTCCCTGATCGACGCACCACACCTACTAGCCACCCTCGCCCCCGACACGCGTGCGAGGGCAGG